In Aspergillus oryzae RIB40 DNA, chromosome 6, one genomic interval encodes:
- a CDS encoding uncharacterized protein (predicted protein) gives MTDANTIQTLDTRLGELLAAIESHPMMTSSQPHPTGFYVHDFIRNTHTKLRNIDAQKLQAADPATVKEFQDIRGRNMLAEQLIEGSGPMAQMMLMMGGGPLDFGDAIKQKVRDVNAV, from the exons ATGACCGACGCAAACACAATCCAGACCCTCGACACCCGCTTGGGCGAGCTCCTGGC AGCCATCGAGTCCCACCCGATGATGACAAGCTCCCAACCGCACCCGACAGGCTTCTATGTCCATGACTTCATCCGCAACACTCACACCAAGCTGAGGAACATTGACGCCCAGAAGCTCCAAGCGGCAGACCCTGCCACCGTCAAAGAGTTCCAGGATATCCGGGGCCGCAATATGCTCGCTGAGCAGCTGATCGAAGGCAGCGGGCCAATGGCACAGATGATGCTCATGATGGGGGGAGGTCCGCTTGATTTTGGGGATGCGATTAAGCAGAAGGTTCGGGATGTTAATGCTGTTTAA
- a CDS encoding uncharacterized protein (sn-1,2-diacylglycerol ethanolamine- and cholinephosphotranferases): MTFYVQTWDEYYTQVLTLGIISGPVEGVLTLCLVFGLTAYMGGGSFWHQSMLETVGVPKLDAIPEQLYDMPFTQWYLVYGAIVLFFATGSSIVHVMQIRRERGQDPIAPLFGLLPLVAVWVFVPAYLYLQPTILENYMVPFALYVGLVNAYAVGTMITAHLVKSSFPYFNVLLCPLALAVLDSAGPVFGLWPSALGGGDGQVAFVYVCLGLAIGVYGSFIHDIITTICDYIDIWCLTIKHPYVEKQTANGEVDAVEKKMS, from the exons ATGACATTCTATGTTCAGACCTGGGATGAGTACTACACCCAAGTGCTTACTCTTGGAATTATCTCTGGTCCCGTGGAAGGTGTTCTGACGCTTTGTCTCGTCTTCGGCCTCACGGCTTACATGGGAGGCGGTAGCTTCTGGCATCAGTCAATGCTGGAGACCGTTGGTGTTCCCAAGTTGGATGCCATCCCGGAGCAGCTGTATGACATGCCTTTTACGCAGTGGTATCTGGTCTACGGCGCGATTGTACTCTTCTTCGCCACTGGATCGAGTATTGTGCATGTCATGCAAATTCGGAGAGAGCGTGGGCAGGACCCCATTGCACCGCTCTTTGGTCTTCTGCCCCTTGTTGCGGTGTGGGTGTTCGTGCCGGCCTATCTCTATCTGCAACCAACTATCTTGGAGAACTACATGGTCCCATTTGCCCTTTACGTGGGTCTGGTCAACGCATACGCGGTGGGCACGATGATCACTGCACACCTGGTCAAGTCCAGTTTCCCTTACTTCAACGTGCTTCTTTGCCCCCTTGCACTTGCTGTTCTTGACAGCGCTGGCCCCGTATTTGGTCTGTGGCCCAGCGCACTGGGCGGCGGAGACGGTCAGGTTGCCTTCGTTTACGTGTGTCTCGGTCTGGCGATTGGTGTTTATGGAAGCTTCATC CACGACATTATCACCACGATATGTGACTACATCGACATCTGGTGCCTCACTATCAAGCACCCCTATGTTGAGAAGCAAACCGCGAATGGTGAAGTGGATGCAgttgagaagaagatgagctGA
- a CDS encoding uncharacterized protein (predicted protein), protein MVYIRQHQLPKLREYRYAGVDHSLISRYVLKPFYNNVVIKCFPMSMADASSFQPVSGLANSLLALVLTPCAVGLFLYQTFDGVDGIQARRTKQSGPLGELFDHSEANLPLYGKLRLIHVSTYRR, encoded by the exons ATGGTGTACATCCGGCAGCATCAACTGCCCAAATTGCGGGAATACCGCTATGCGGGTGTCGACCACTCGCTGATAAGCCGATACGTCCTGAAACCATTCTATAACAATGTCGTGATCAAGTGTTTCCCCATGAGCATGGC TGACGCTTCTTCATTTCAACCGGTATCCGGCCTGGCTAACAGCCTGCTTGCCTTAGTCCTAACGCC CTGCGCCGTGGGATTGTTCTTGTATCAGACCTTCGACGGAGTAGACGGTATTCAAGC ACGGAGAACTAAGCAAAGTGGTCCTCTGGGCGAGTTGTTCGACCACAGTGAGGCAAACCTACCCTTGTATGGCAAACTGAGACTAATTCATGTTTCAACCTACAGGCGTTGA
- a CDS encoding NIPSNAP family protein (NIPSNAP1 protein), translated as MLAPRILRPVSSLVRPLSSSATAYRAPSIRDITPSSAEEFAARQKEFRENLEVARKKKVQQESQSVDASASSSPVSRDRFREYATAPTAPGASNASSNYSPAVFDAAQVLDNKALGSLSTHRILGEEQQLEANQLPKRGPLSSLIYGTKEGQQLDKDIERSFSQVLARGKYVHSIVFHEVKPDRVDEYVDLVGQWYPRMAGTEENRVNLVGSWRTQVGDNDTFVHIWEYQRYEGYHASLHNISRHPEFPEFDRKLKSLIKSKKTSLMQEFSFWPTTPPRRLGGLFELRSYTLHPGNLLEWESHWRTGLRARREVMEGVGAWFVQIGDLNTVHHLWQFANLEERKIRREQSWGIEGWAETVHKTVPLIQSMQSRILIPMPWSPVG; from the exons ATGCTTGCACCACGCATTTTACGACCGGTGTCCTCGCTGGTCCGGCCTTTGAGCTCCTCTGCTACTGCCTACCGCGCTCCCTCCATTCGTGACATTACACCCAGCTCAGCTGAGGAATTTGCTGCGCGTCAGAAGGAGTTCCGCGAGAATTTGGAGGTGGCtcgcaaaaagaaagtacAGCAAGAGAGTCAGTCTGTCGATGCCTCtgcctcatcatcccctgTGTCCCGTGATCGCTTCCGTGAGTACGCTACCGCTCCCACTGCTCCGGGTGCGAGCAATGCGAGCAGTAACTATAGCCCTGCTGTCTTTGACGCTGCCCAAGTTCTTGATAATAAGGCATTGGGCTCACTTTCTACCCACCGTATTTTAGGAGAGGAACAACAGCTAGAAGCCAATCAATTGCCCAAGCGCGGTCCCTTGTCTTCGCTCATCTACGGAACGAAGGAAGGCCAGCAACTCGACAAGGATATCGAACGCTCGTTCTCCCAAGTCCTCGCTCGCGGCAAATACGTCCACTCGATCGTCTTCCACGAGGTCAAGCCCGATAGAGTAGACGAATATGTTGACCTGGTAGGGCAGTGGTACCCCCGCATGGCCGGTACTGAGGAAAACAGGGTGAACCTGGTGGGAAGCTGGCGGACGCAAGTGGGCGATAATGACACTTTTG TCCATATCTGGGAATACCAACGGTACGAGGGCTATCATGCATCGCTACACAATATCTCCCGCCATCCGGAGTTCCCTGAATTTGACCGCAAGCTGAAGAGCTTGATTAAGAGCAAGAAGACGTCACTGATGCAGGAATTCTCCTTCTGGCCAACGACCCCACCCCGACGACTGGGCGGTCTTTTCGAACTCCGGTCCTACACGCTTCACCCCGGTAACCTCTTGGAGTGGGAATCGCACTGGCGAACGGGCCTCAGGGCTCGTCGTGAAGTCATGGAGGGAGTCGGTGCCTGGTTTGTTCAGATTGGCGACTTGAACACTGTGCACCACCTGTGGCAATTTGCGAATCTCGAAGAACGCAAGATTCGCCGAGAGCAGTCATGGGGTATCGAAGGATGGGCAGAGACTGTGCACAAGACTGTCCCTCTGATCCAAAGCATGCAGAGTCGGATTTTGATTCCTATGCCATGGAGCCCTGTTGGCTAA
- a CDS encoding pyridoxamine 5'-phosphate oxidase family protein (predicted protein), which translates to MTESLNPPLSYEASATTTHPHVASTLPQEVIACLKNSRFLHLATCDGLTPHVSLMSYTYLPSTPYDQYPTIIMTTNPSSRKTNHLLTNPRVSLLIHDWVSHRPPTRAPNPGGQRDGSPPPAATRSSLANLLLNLNTSALSSISTTIAGSARVLEPGSEEEAWCKEQHLENNTFEEEMGLFGQQQQQQPGQRRPSISIDDDVRVVTVRVREGRIADWKGGVRDWQVVLEGEDQPAPLVNGTLESQ; encoded by the exons ATGACAGAGAGCTTGAACCCTCCCCTCTCATACGAGGCATCAGCCACGACAACCCATCCGCATGTGGCAAGCACGCTGCCCCAAGAGGTCATTGCATGCTTGAAGAATTCACGATTT CTTCATCTGGCAACATGTGACGGCCTGACCCCTCATGTCTCTCTCATGTCCTATACCTACCTGCCCTCGACGCCTTACGACCAGTATCCCACGATCATCATGACCACAAATCCTTCCTCTCGCAAGACAAACCATCTTTTGACCAATCCGCGAGTTTCCCTGCTTATCCACGATTGGGTGTCACACCGTCCGCCCACCCGTGCACCCAACCCCGGAGGTCAGCGCGACGGATCCCCGCCTCCGGCTGCGACCCGTTCATCCTTGGCCAACCTTCTGTTGAATCTGAACACAAGCGCGCTATCAAGTATCTCTACCACCATCGCCGGTTCGGCTCGTGTCCTGGAACCTGGCTCTGAGGAGGAAGCTTGGTGCAAAGAGCAGCATCTGGAGAACAACACTTTCGAGGAGGAAATGGGGCTCTTtggccagcagcagcagcaacaacccGGCCAACGGAGGCCCAGTATCTCCATCGACGATGACGTCCGGGTGGTCACCGTCCGGGTACGTGAGGGCCGAATTGCAGACTGGAAAGGAGGCGTACGGGACTGGCAGGTTGTCCTAGAAGGTGAAGACCAACCCGCGCCGCTGGTCAATGGGACTTTGGAGTCGCAATAG
- a CDS encoding lipoyl(octanoyl) transferase LIP2 (lipoyltransferase), with amino-acid sequence MRLAHLHIPDITSFTRVSNLQQTLTTRLLAHKKLIPKDTAPGTTPIQPPDPTIITFTPNPVYTTGRRDLPPSNTSPTAHLSLPPPLEPIRSLLTSANGAEYHPTLRGGQTTYHGPGQMVAYTILDLRRLGLTPRCHIRVLENSVVDVLRGYGIRGLITEDPGVWVPPVSGEGVPKKVTAVGVHLRRNISSYGIGFNVTEEPMWWFKQIVACGLEGREATSLEGQGVSGVEIGEVAERFVSAFLERIMLAS; translated from the exons ATGCGTCTCGCCCACCTCCACATCCCAGACATAACGTCCTTCACACGAGTCTCCAACCTACAACAAACCCTCACAACACGCCTCCTCGCCCACAAAAAGCTCATTCCCAAAGATACCGCCCCAGGCACAACCCCCATACAACCCCCGGACCCAACCATCATAACCTTCACCCCGAACCCGGTCTACACAACAGGCCGCCGCGACCTCCCACCCTCCAACACAAGTCCCACAGCACACCTCTCACTACCCCCTCCACTCGAGCCGATCCGCTCGCTCCTCACCTCCGCAAACGGCGCAGAGTATCACCCCACGCTCCGCGGCGGGCAAACGACATACCATGGGCCGGGGCAGATGGTAGCGTATACGATCCTCGACTTGCGGCGGCTAGGACTCACGCCGAGATGCCACATCCGGGTGCTGGAGAATAGTGTTGTGGATGTGTTGCGCGGGTACGGGATCCGGGGATTGATTACGGAGGATCCGGGGGTGTGGGTGCCGCCGGTGAGTGGGGAGGGAGTGCCGAAGAAGGTTACGGCGGTGGGGGTGCATCTGCGGAGGAATATTAGTAGTTATGGGATTGGGTTTAATGTGACGGAGGAGCCGATGTGGTGGTTTAAGCAGATTGTGGCGTGTGGGCTTGAGGGGAGGGAGGCGACGAGTTTGGAAGGGCAGGGGGTTTCTGGGGTTGAGATTGGGGAGGTTGCGGAGCGGTTTGTGAGTGCGTTTTTGGAGAGG ATTATGCTAGCCAGTTAA
- the rho3 gene encoding Rho family GTPase RHO3 (Ras-related small GTPase, Rho type): MSTVIAFTPSMSNSYIHTSLDIFVDNVHMELSLWDTAGQEEFDRLRALSYEDTHVIMLCFSVDSPDSFENVASKWVDEISENCPGVKMVLTALKCDLRKDEFENPNPNAITYEQGLAKAKEIGAVKYLECSAVQNRGIMETFYEAAKVALEVKAQGSNGSKEGCVIL; this comes from the exons ATGTCCACGGTAATCGCTTTCACCCCTTCCATGTCCAATTCGTATATTCATACGTCTCTAGATATCTTTGTCGACAATGTACACATGGAATTATCGCTCTGGGATACCGCTGGCCAGGAGGAATTTGACCGATTGCGCGCGCTATCATACGAGGACACACATGTGATTATGCTTTGTTTTAGT GTTGACAGCCCGGATTCGTTCGAGAACGTCGCAAGCAAATGGGTCGACGAGATTTCGGAGAACTGCCCTGGTGTGAAGATGGTCCTCACAGCGCTCAAGTGTGACTTAAGAAAGGACGAATTCGAGAACCCTAACCCCAATGCTATCACGTACGAGCAAGGTCTAgcgaaggcaaaggagaTCGGTGCTGTGAAGTACCTGG AATGCTCTGCCGTTCAGAATCGCGGTATTATGGAGACTTTCTACGAAGCGGCCAAGGTCGCCCTTGAAGTGAAAGCCCAAGGATCGAACGGCTCCAAGGAAGGCTGTGTCATCCTGTAA
- a CDS encoding putative COP9 signalosome subunit 2 (CsnB) (COP9 signalosome, subunit CSN2), whose amino-acid sequence MSDDDDFMQDSGDEDYDFEYEDADDDESGDIGIENKYYNAKQMKIDNPEEAIDEFLEVPALEQEKGDWGFKGLKQAIKLEFKLGRYSDAVEHYRELLTYVKSAVTRNYSEKSINNMLDYIEKGSDDDKAYQCMEEFYSLTLHSFQNTNNERLWLKTNIKLARLWLERKEYGQLSKKVRELHRACQREDGSDDPSKGTYLLELYALEIQMYAETKNNKRLKALYQRALRVRSAVPHPKIMGIIRECGGKMHMSEENWEEAQSDFFESFRNYDEAGSMQRIQVLKYLVLTTMLMKSDINPFYSQETKPYKSDPRISAMTDLVDAFQRDDIHAYEAVLSKNPDVLADPFIAENIDEVSRNMRTKAVLKLIAPYTRFTLAFISKHIKISIQEVQDILSFLILDKKLNAKIDQENGTVVVESTSDVDRLRSLEEWNASLRTLWRATLNDGEGFRTDETSQLHGMRGGPLFQSGFGDEAPPAVGLRAGRRLRTGWKGKGSGHGPKATGAGGY is encoded by the exons ATGTCTGACGATGATGACTTCATGCAAGATTCAGGCGACGAAGA TTATGACTTTGAGTACGAAGATGCGGACGACGACGAGTCGGGAGACATCGGGATCGAGAATAAATATTACAACGCCAAACAAATGAAGATAGATAACCCGGAGGAAGCGATCGACGAGTTCCTGGAGGTACCGGCTCTGGAGCAAGAGAAAGGCGACTG gGGGTTTAAAGGTCTCAAGCAAGCCATAAAGCTGGAATTCAAACTCGGACGATACAGCGAT GCGGTTGAACACTACAGAGAACTCCTTACCTACGTCAAGTCGGCCGTTACACGAAACTATTCCGAAAAGTCTATCAACAACATGCTGGATTACATCGAGAAGGGCTCGGATGACGACAAGGCCTACCAGTGCATGGAAGAGTTCTATTCGTTGACACTACATTCGTTCCAAAACACAAATAATGAGCGTCTGTGGCTGAAGACCAATATTAAACTGGCCCGCCTATGGCTAGAACGCAAGGAGTACGGTCAACTGAGCAAGAAGGTGCGGGAGTTGCATCGGGCATGTCAGCGGGAAGATGGGTCGGATGATCCCAGCAAAGGAACGTACCTACTGGAACTATACGCACTGGAAATTCAAATGTACGCCGAGACGAAGAACAATAAGCGACTCAAAGCCCTGTATCAGCGTGCTCTCCGTGTGCGGTCGGCGGTGCCGCATCCTAAGATCATGGGTATTATCCGGGAATGCGGAGGGAAGATGCACATGAGCGAGGAAAACTGGGAAGAGGCGCAGAGCGATTTCTTTGAGTCGTTCCGGAACTACGACGAGGCGGGTTCGATGCAGCGCATCCAGGTTCTCAAGTATCTGGTGCTGACCACCATGCTGATGAAATCCGACATCAACCCGTTCTATTCGCAAGAGACCAAGCCCTACAAGAGCGACCCCCGCATCTCGGCCATGACTGATCTAGTCGATGCCTTCCAGCGCGACGATATCCATGCATACGAGGCGGTCCTGAGCAAGAATCCAGATGTTCTAGCAGATCCCTTTATCGCAGAGAACATCGACGAGGTCAGCCGAAACATGCGTACTAAGGCAGTCCTCAAGTTGATCGCACCCTACACGCGGTTCACGCTAGCGTTCATCTCCAAGCACATTAAAATCTCCATTCAAGAGGTACAGGACATTTTGAGTTTCTTGATCTTAGACAAGAAGTTGAACGCCAAAATCGACCAAGAAAATGGAACAGTTGTCGTGGAAAGCACTAGTGACGTGGATCGACTGCGATCCCTTGAAGAGTGGAACGCATCGCTCCGGACCCTTTGGCGGGCTACCTTAAATGACGGGGAAGGGTTCAGGACGGATGAAACGTCTCAACTCCACGGGATGAGAGGCGGACCCCTCTTCCAATCGGGATTTGGCGATGAAGCACCACCTGCAGTTGGTTTACGAGCTGGGCGCCGATTACGGACTGGATGGAAGGGTAAAGGCTCAGGACACGGGCCCAAGGCTACAGGTGCAGGCGGATATTAG
- a CDS encoding OTU family ubiquitin thioesterase (predicted protein), which yields MDYASADPTFVAKTSALAVTHPFSRIMKGDGNCGWRGDDSCLSEILYHANSPDVAVAFGYFENLFNLRDTLRVHRELLRIKSMNVLLNQVGQQEHLYEIFVDATEEIFNQISEAIQNGVRDDSFLVDAFNNEYNSSAIITHFRILTSAWMKLNPHRYQAFLSLPVDQYCATRIETVKTEIDEVGLQALVDGVVEPAGFAVEILYLDRSEGDAVTPHMLTPARPSVVTIRLLYRPGHYDLLYQAETTVNMEPVVNYQYAMTSNYTPWDQGALSFDVNSSLMSIPNLMMDPTFGLAPSPIPAAPASPFQVSSPPDVYQPPIHTSPPVPMASPPPPRMSAPPPMSSLPSRSSDGPQIRLNPLVMKPNLSHSLPVTTPFKNSPYNQAHFQNQDFEPIHWEPTPRLSDRRFIKGRPSSPLSTKDLLTVSSTFGTIESSHPHSLPYLFSSSIDLSVSLLLSVCLARCMVLRFRSLQQTLSGWRLFIKFCLSNERKHSCPHV from the exons ATGGACTATGCGAGTGCTGATCCTACTTTTGTCGCAAAGACTAGC GCGCTTGCAGTAACTCACCCATTCTCCCGTATCATGAAAGGGGACGGCAACTGTGGCTGGAGAGGTGATGATTCATGCCTTTCTGAGATCTTGTACCACGCTAACTCACCTGATGTAGCTGTCGCATTCGGATATTTCGAGAATCTTTTCAACCTACGAGACACGCTCCGTGTACACCGCGAGCTACTCCGGATCAAGTCAATGAATGTGCTCCTTAATCAGGTCGGCCAACAGGAGCACCTGTATGAAATTTTCGTGGATGCGACAGAGGAGATATTTAACCAAATATCAGAGGCGATACAAAATGGCGTCCGCGATGACTCCTTCCTCGTAGACGCTTTCAATAATGAATACAATTCGAGTGCCATCATAACGCATTTCAGA ATCCTGACAAGTGCGTGGATGAAACTCAACCCTCACCGCTACCAGGCTTTTCTCTCGTTGCCGGTGGACCAGTATTGCGCAACCCGAATCGAGACGGTCAAGACAGAGATTGACGAAGTTGGCCTCCAAGCTTTAGTTGATGGTGTGGTCGAGCCTGCTGGATTCGCTGTTGAGATCTTGTATCTCGACCGCAGCGAAGGTGACGCAGTGACTCCTCACATGTTGACTCCCGCCCGGCCTAGTGTTGTGACTATTCGTCTACTCTATCGCCC GGGTCATTATGACTTGCTCTACCAGGCTGAAACTACTGTGAATATGGAGCCTGTGGTCAATTATCAATACGCGATGACTTCTAACTACACCCCCTGGGACCAAGGCGCGCTCTCATTCGATGTAAATTCAAGTTTAATGTCTATTCCGAATCTCATGATGGACCCAACTTTTGGGCTTGCCCCCTCTCCGATCCCTGCCGCCCCGGCCAGTCCTTTCCAAGTCTCGTCACCTCCAGATGTCTACCAACCTCCCATACACACCTCACCGCCTGTCCCTATGGCATCTCCGCCACCTCCTCGGATGTCAGCACCTCCGCCGATGAGCTCTTTACCAAGCCGCTCGTCGGACGGGCCACAGATTCGGTTGAATCCGCTGGTTATGAAGCCTAATCTAAGCCATTCTCTCCCAGTCACGACGCCATTTAAAAA CTCTCCCTATAATCAAGCACATTTTCAGAACCAAGACTTTGAACCAATTCATTGGGAACCTA CTCCTAGACTCTCTGACCGGCGCTTTATCAAGGGCAGGCCATCATCGCCACTCTCGACGAAGGATCTTTTGACTGTGTCATCTACTTTCGGTACAATTGAGAGTTCACACCCCCACTCGCTTCcttatctcttttcttcatctatTGATCTGTCTGTAAGTCTGTTGCTTAGCGTCTGTCTTGCGCGTTGCATGG TTTTGCGTTTCAGATCATTACAACAGACATTATCTGGGTGGAGGCTATTTATTAAATTCTGTCTCTCTAATGAACGAAAACATTCCTGTCCTCATGTTTGA
- a CDS encoding sugar porter family MFS transporter (predicted transporter (major facilitator superfamily)) — MESTVIDHSSRGGFALIYQNPYLLGVASFSTLGGLLFGYDQGVVSGVITMESFGARFPRIYTDSSFKGWFVSTLLLAAWFGSLINGPIADRLGRKLSMNVAVVIFVIGSAIQCGAVNIPMLFVGRAIAGLAVGQLTMIVPLYISEVSIPEIRGGLVVLQQLSITIGILISYWIDYGTNYIGGTRCAPNTPYTGHTKTTPTFNPYTDVPPNGCTGQSEASWRLPLAIQILPALILGLGIIFFPDSPRWLAMKERDDEALTALSKLRRQTRDSPALVNEFLEIKASIMLENTFARDHFPGLSGLRLHAAQYVSFLTTWARFKRLAIGCCVMFFQQFMGCNAMIYYAPTIFAQLGLDGNTTSLLATGVYGIVNCLSTLPALFLIDKIGRRVLLMSGAVGTCISLVIVGALIGAYGSDLVNHKSAGWAGIAFIYIYDINFSYSFAPIGWVLPSEIFNLSIRSKAISITTSATWMCNFIIGLITPDMLESITWGTYIFFAAFCLLALAFTFFCIPETRGKTLEDMDLIFGDTAAHEEKQRIVQIEAELRGTQGPNKDTLVKPSVQQEEYV; from the exons ATGGAATCAACAGTTATAGATCACTCCTCTCGAGGGGGCTTTGCCCTCATCTACCAGAATCCCTATTTACTGGGCGTTGCTTCG TTCTCAACTCTTGGAGGTCTCCTCTTCGGATATGATCAGGGCGTGGTATCGGGGGTCATTACAATGGAATCCTTTGGAGCTCGATTCCCTCGAATATACACAGACAGTAGCTTCAAGGGATGGTTTGTGTCGACACTGCTCCTCG CTGCATGGTTCGGATCTCTAATCAACGGCCCAATCGCAGATCGATTGGGCCGGAAACTGTCTATGAATGTCGCCGTCGTTATCTTCGTGATAGGATCAGCTATCCAATGCGGTGCCGTGAACATCCCAATGCTCTTCGTCG GACGTGCAATTGCCGGTCTAGCCGTTGGCCAATTAACCATGATCGTGCCACTCTACATTTCAGAG GTCTCCATCCCCGAGATCCGTGGTGGCCTCGTCGTCCTCCAACAAC TCTCAATAACAATCGGCATCCTAATTAGCTACTGGATCGACTACGGCACAAATTACATAGGCGGCACACGCTGCGCCCCCAACACCCCCTACACAGGCCATACAAAGACCACACCCACCTTCAACCCCTACACAGACGTCCCGCCCAACGGCTGCACAGGACAATCCGAAGCCTCCTGGCGTCTCCCCCTCGccatccaaatcctcccaGCCCTCATCCTAGGCCTCGGcattatcttcttccccgactCTCCCCGCTGGCTGGCAATGAAAGAACGCGACGACGAAGCCCTAACAGCCCTCTCCAAGCTGCGCCGCCAGACCAGAGACAGTCCTGCGCTGGTAAATGAGTTCCTCGAGATCAAGGCGTCGATTATGCTAGAAAACACTTTCGCCCGGGACCATTTCCCGGGCCTATCTGGCCTCCGGCTGCATGCTGCGCAGTATGTGTCGTTTTTGACGACGTGGGCGCGGTTCAAGAGGCTGGCTATCGGGTGCTGTGTGATGTTTTTTCAGCAGTTTATGGGCTGCAATGCTATGATATACTACGCCCCGACGATCTTTGCGCAGTTGGGTTTGGATGGGAATACG acttctcttcttgcGACGGGTGTGTACGGCATTGTTAACTGTCTCAGCACCTTGCCGGCGCTTTTCTTGATTGATAAGATTGGTCGTCGGGTTCTACTCATGTCTGGTGCTGTAGGGACCTGTATCTCGCTGGTGATTGTGGGTGCGCTTATCGGGGCGTATGGATCCGATTTGGTCAACCATAAATCCGCTGGGTGGGCAGGTATTGCCTTCATTTATATTTACGATATTAACTTTTCCTACTCTTTTG CTCCCATTGGATGGGTCCTGCCCTCAGAAATCTTCAACCTTTCTATCCGTTCTAAGGCCATTTCAATCACAACTTCGGCGACCTGGATGTGCAATTT TATCATTGGATTGATCACCCCTGATATGCTCGAGTCAATCACTTGGGGTacctatatcttctttgCGGCATTCTGTCTCCTTGCACTGGCATTCACGTTCTTCTGTATTCCGGAGACCCGTGGAAAG ACTTTGGAAGATATGGACCTTATTTTCGGAGACACAGCAGCCCACGAAGAGAAACAACGCATTGTTCAGATTGAGGCCGAGCTCCGTGGTACGCAGGGCCCTAATAAGGACACCTTAGTAAAGCCCTCCGTACAGCAGGAAGAGTACGTTTGA